The Flavobacterium sp. 20NA77.7 genome includes the window AGGATTGTTGTTTTTCACATCAATTTTTCCATTTAATGCATCAACAAAACCTTTTACAATAGACAAACCTAAACCCGTTCCACCTGTTATGGTTTGTGGTACTCTAAAAAATTTATCAAAAATATATGGCAAGTGTTCACTAGGTATTCCTTTTCCAAAATCTTGAAAAGTTAAAATAAGGTCGTTATTCGAATAATTTGATCCTATTATTATTTTTTTATCTTCAGTGGTATAAAGCAAAGCATTTTTAATGATATTTATTGCAATTTGTTCCAAAAAACCAACATCCATTTTACAAATAGGTAAGGTATCATTGAATTGAAAATTAATTCTTGCGTTATTTTGAAAATTATTTTTAATAATTCGATAAAATTCTTCGTTAACATCACACCATTCTAGTTTAGGTTTTAAAGTTCCAGACTCTAATCTGCTCATATTTAGTAAGTTTTCGACTTGATAGTTGAGCTTTAAACCAGCAACAGCTATTTCGTTTAATAATAAGACTCTATTTTCATTACTAAGTTTGCCTTCTAATTCTTGCAATGTATCAACCGATCCAATTATAGCCGAAATTGGAGTTTTTAACTCATGAGATAAGGAATTCAATAAAGTATTATACAATTTCAATGTTTTTTCTTTTTCTTCTTTTTCTAATGCTTTTTTTTCTATTTTCTTTAGTTTGAATAATAAGACACTATTAATTAAGGCAACAATGAAATACATTATAAACATCAGTATATCTTCTGGATTGCTAATATGAAAAGTAAATATTGGCGGGATAAACAAAAAATTCCAAATAATTGCACTTAGAATTGCAGATAAAATCGTTGGCATAATATCAAATACCATTGCATGTGAGGATACTAATAATAGTAATAGTAATGCAATTATTTTATAATTTAAATAGTCAACAAGAAAAAAAAGGATACAAACAACCATAAGTATAGAAATGGCTACATATATGTATTGTTTTAGTTTATTCATTTTTCTATAATTTATATTTTTATCTTACATTATCAATTCGTAAAACTCCCAAATCGTAAATCCTAATTAATGCTAGGTTTTGAGAAATGGCTGTCTTTGTCCAGTATACAGTATTTGGTTGTTAGTAATATTCAAATTTTCAAATTCACACATCAACTCATTATTAATTCTCAATTGTAAATTATTAGCTGTATCACAAAGTTTCAAAAAGTTACCACAAAAGATACAAAATTAAATATCAATTACCTATTATCAATTCTCCATTACTTTTTCTTCCTGCGTGTGTCTATCAAATGCACAATTTTCCATTGATTATTTTCTAAAATCAAGGTAAAAGCATTTACGCCACCATGGCTATATGTTCCATTTATGTAAAATTCATAAGGTGTCCAAACGTGTGCCATGCTGCCATCAATTTTAACTTCAAAATTAAGTAAACGCTCCTCAAATTTGATATTCTCAGGAATTTTTGTCATCGATTTAAAAAAATCTGTTGCTTTTTCCTCTATTAATTTTGTACCTTTTGTACTTTCATTAATCGATTGCAACAACATTTTTTCATGACAAAAGTTTTTCATTTTGATGGTATCTTTTGCGTGAAATCCTTCAAAAAATGTTTGTATTGTTGCTTTAACTTTGGCTTCTTGAGCGTGCATCGAAACGCTTATCAAACATAATCCTAGTACAATAATTTTTTTCATCATAATAAATATTCATTATACAAAATAAGTAGTTTTTTTAGAATTATTGTTACATTCCATAACTTTATCTTAATTTTGCTTCTTAAATTTTTCGGATAATCATTAGAAAACAAATTTCTGATTTCTGATTTCTAATTCTTAATAAAATGTCTGTAGCAAAAAACGATTACAAAAGAATCACGACCAAGTCTTTAGTTGACATGAAACGTAAAGGAGAAAAAATTTCTATGCTCACGGCTTATGACTATACAATGGCTAAAATTGTTGATACTGCTGGAGTTGATGTTATTTTAGTGGGTGATTCTGCTAGTAATGTGATGGCAGGACATGAAACGACATTACCTATCACATTAGATCAAATGATTTATCATGCTGCTGCAGTAGTGCGTGCTGCTGAACGCGCTTTAGTGGTGGTAGATTTGCCTTTTGGAACCTATCAATCTGATTCAAAAGAAGCCTTACGTTCATCAATACGTATTATGAAAGAGAGTGGAGGACATGCCGTAAAATTAGAAGGTGGAAGTGAGATTTCGGGTTCAATAAAAAAAATATTAAATGCAGGTATACCTGTTATGGGACATCTGGGATTAACACCACAATCTATATATAAATTTGGAACGTATACTGTTCGTGCTAAAGAAGATGCTGAAGCAGAAAAATTAATTGAAGATGCAAAATTATTAGAACAACTTGGTTGTTTTGCTCTGGTGCTTGAAAAAATACCTGCCGATTTAGCGACTCGTGTTGCACAAAGTATTTCAATTCCTGTAATTGGTATTGGTGCAGGTGCTGGCGTAGACGGACAAGTATTAGTGTTGCACGATATGGTGGGTATGACCCACGAATTTAGCCCTCGATTTTTACGTCGTTATATGAATTTATTTGAAGATATGACTAAAGCTATTGGAAATTATGTTACAGATGTTAAATCTAAGGACTTTCCAAATGCGAGTGAACAGTATTGATTGAGGTGACGGGTAATTAGTAATTGGTAATTAGTAATTGGTAATTGG containing:
- the panB gene encoding 3-methyl-2-oxobutanoate hydroxymethyltransferase produces the protein MSVAKNDYKRITTKSLVDMKRKGEKISMLTAYDYTMAKIVDTAGVDVILVGDSASNVMAGHETTLPITLDQMIYHAAAVVRAAERALVVVDLPFGTYQSDSKEALRSSIRIMKESGGHAVKLEGGSEISGSIKKILNAGIPVMGHLGLTPQSIYKFGTYTVRAKEDAEAEKLIEDAKLLEQLGCFALVLEKIPADLATRVAQSISIPVIGIGAGAGVDGQVLVLHDMVGMTHEFSPRFLRRYMNLFEDMTKAIGNYVTDVKSKDFPNASEQY
- a CDS encoding sensor histidine kinase yields the protein MNKLKQYIYVAISILMVVCILFFLVDYLNYKIIALLLLLLVSSHAMVFDIMPTILSAILSAIIWNFLFIPPIFTFHISNPEDILMFIMYFIVALINSVLLFKLKKIEKKALEKEEKEKTLKLYNTLLNSLSHELKTPISAIIGSVDTLQELEGKLSNENRVLLLNEIAVAGLKLNYQVENLLNMSRLESGTLKPKLEWCDVNEEFYRIIKNNFQNNARINFQFNDTLPICKMDVGFLEQIAINIIKNALLYTTEDKKIIIGSNYSNNDLILTFQDFGKGIPSEHLPYIFDKFFRVPQTITGGTGLGLSIVKGFVDALNGKIDVKNNNPNGLKFDIFIPVETTFINNLKNE
- a CDS encoding nuclear transport factor 2 family protein, which translates into the protein MKKIIVLGLCLISVSMHAQEAKVKATIQTFFEGFHAKDTIKMKNFCHEKMLLQSINESTKGTKLIEEKATDFFKSMTKIPENIKFEERLLNFEVKIDGSMAHVWTPYEFYINGTYSHGGVNAFTLILENNQWKIVHLIDTRRKKK